In a single window of the Agrobacterium fabrum str. C58 genome:
- a CDS encoding CcoQ/FixQ family Cbb3-type cytochrome c oxidase assembly chaperone, whose translation METYTAMRHFADSWGLLAMTLFFAGVVVFTLRPGSKKAADDAASIPLRED comes from the coding sequence ATGGAAACCTACACGGCCATGCGCCACTTCGCCGACAGCTGGGGCCTGCTTGCCATGACCCTGTTCTTCGCCGGCGTCGTCGTTTTCACCCTTCGCCCCGGCTCCAAAAAAGCCGCGGACGATGCCGCCAGCATTCCGCTCAGGGAGGACTAG
- the ccoO gene encoding cytochrome-c oxidase, cbb3-type subunit II produces MSILDKHGVIERNATLLLVGSLLVVSIGGIVEIAPLFYLENTIEKVEGMRPYSPLELAGRNIYIREGCYVCHSQMIRPFRDEVERYGHYSLAAESMYDHPFQWGSKRTGPDLARVGDRYSNEWHVQHLANPRSVVPESIMPSYAFLKTTPLKITDVSMELKANRAVGVPYSDEMIEKSATDLHAQADPNADTSELLERYPKAKVGDFDGDPAKLTEMDALVAYLQMLGTLVDFSTYDDAAGYR; encoded by the coding sequence ATGTCCATACTCGATAAACACGGCGTCATCGAACGCAACGCCACTCTGCTTCTGGTCGGCTCGCTGCTGGTGGTGTCGATCGGCGGTATCGTTGAAATCGCACCGCTTTTTTATCTCGAAAACACCATTGAGAAGGTGGAGGGCATGCGACCCTACTCGCCGCTGGAACTGGCCGGGCGCAACATCTACATCCGCGAGGGATGTTATGTCTGCCACAGCCAGATGATCCGGCCGTTCCGCGACGAGGTGGAGCGTTACGGGCATTACAGCCTGGCGGCGGAATCCATGTACGACCACCCGTTCCAATGGGGTTCCAAGCGCACGGGGCCTGACCTCGCGCGTGTCGGTGACCGCTATTCGAATGAATGGCATGTGCAGCACCTGGCCAATCCGCGCTCGGTGGTGCCGGAATCGATCATGCCGTCCTATGCGTTCCTGAAGACCACGCCGCTCAAGATCACGGATGTCTCCATGGAGCTGAAGGCCAATCGCGCCGTCGGTGTGCCCTACAGCGACGAGATGATCGAGAAGTCCGCGACCGATCTTCACGCGCAGGCCGATCCTAACGCTGATACGAGCGAGCTACTTGAGCGTTATCCGAAGGCGAAGGTCGGCGATTTCGATGGCGATCCGGCCAAGCTTACCGAAATGGATGCACTGGTTGCCTATCTGCAGATGCTCGGCACGCTGGTCGATTTCTCGACCTATGACGATGCCGCCGGATACCGGTGA
- the ccoN gene encoding cytochrome-c oxidase, cbb3-type subunit I, with protein MNYTLETAIVALGAFLALLGAAFAHDSLFAAHMWVLFFTLVVSTVLLLRRVSFAPVDPAARARRNSEYFDEVVKYGVIATVFWGVVGFLVGVVVALQLAFPDLNIAPYFNFGRMRPLHTSAVIFAFGGNALIATSFYVVQRTCRARLFGGNLGWFVFWGYNLFIIMAATGYLLGITQGREYAEPEWYVDIWLTIVWVAYLATFLGTILTRKEPHIYVANWFYLSFIVTIAMLHIVNNLAVPVSFLGVKSYSAFSGVQDALTQWWYGHNAVGFFLTAGFLGMMYYFIPKQVNRPVYSYRLSIIHFWALIFMYIWAGPHHLHYTALPDWAQTLGMVFSIMLWMPSWGGMINGLMTLSGAWDKIRTDPIVRMMVMAVAFYGMATFEGPMMSIKAVNSLSHYTDWTIGHVHSGALGWNGMITFGAIYYLTPKLWGRDRLYSLQLVNWHFWLATLGIVVYAAVMWVAGIQQALMWREYDSQGFLVYSFAESVAALFPYYVMRALGGLMFLSGALIMAYNVTMTILGHQREEGASKGAAPSLQPAE; from the coding sequence ATGAATTACACGTTAGAAACCGCGATCGTGGCCCTCGGGGCCTTTCTCGCGTTGCTCGGGGCCGCTTTTGCCCATGACAGTCTTTTTGCCGCCCATATGTGGGTGCTGTTCTTTACACTTGTGGTCAGCACGGTGCTTCTGTTGCGCCGTGTTTCCTTCGCGCCTGTCGATCCGGCCGCGCGTGCTCGCCGCAACTCCGAATATTTCGATGAGGTGGTGAAATACGGCGTCATCGCCACCGTGTTCTGGGGTGTTGTCGGTTTTCTGGTCGGGGTGGTTGTGGCGTTGCAGCTCGCCTTTCCCGATCTCAATATTGCACCTTATTTCAATTTCGGCCGCATGAGGCCGCTGCACACCTCGGCGGTGATCTTCGCTTTCGGGGGAAATGCGCTGATCGCCACATCCTTCTACGTGGTGCAGAGAACGTGTCGCGCCCGCCTGTTCGGCGGCAATCTCGGCTGGTTCGTGTTCTGGGGCTATAATCTCTTCATTATCATGGCCGCCACCGGTTATCTACTGGGCATCACCCAGGGCCGTGAATATGCCGAGCCGGAATGGTATGTGGACATCTGGCTGACCATCGTCTGGGTCGCCTATCTCGCCACTTTCCTCGGCACCATCCTCACGCGCAAGGAGCCACATATCTATGTGGCCAACTGGTTCTATCTCAGCTTCATCGTCACGATTGCCATGCTGCATATCGTCAATAATCTGGCGGTGCCCGTGTCCTTCCTCGGGGTCAAGAGCTACTCGGCATTTTCGGGCGTGCAGGATGCGCTGACGCAATGGTGGTACGGCCATAACGCCGTCGGCTTCTTCCTTACCGCCGGCTTCCTCGGCATGATGTATTATTTCATTCCCAAGCAGGTGAACCGCCCGGTCTATTCCTATCGCCTGTCGATCATCCACTTCTGGGCGCTGATCTTCATGTATATCTGGGCCGGCCCGCACCATCTGCACTACACGGCGCTGCCCGACTGGGCGCAGACACTGGGCATGGTGTTCTCGATCATGCTGTGGATGCCCTCCTGGGGCGGGATGATCAACGGCCTGATGACGCTTTCGGGCGCATGGGACAAGATCCGTACAGACCCCATCGTGCGCATGATGGTGATGGCGGTGGCCTTCTACGGCATGGCGACCTTCGAAGGTCCGATGATGTCGATCAAGGCCGTCAACTCGCTCAGCCACTATACCGACTGGACCATCGGCCACGTTCATTCCGGCGCGCTCGGCTGGAACGGCATGATCACCTTCGGCGCGATCTATTACCTGACACCGAAACTGTGGGGCAGGGACCGTCTCTATAGCCTGCAACTGGTCAATTGGCACTTCTGGCTCGCCACGCTCGGCATCGTCGTCTACGCCGCCGTGATGTGGGTAGCCGGCATCCAGCAGGCCTTGATGTGGCGCGAATATGATAGCCAGGGCTTCCTCGTCTATTCCTTCGCGGAATCGGTCGCGGCACTGTTCCCCTATTACGTGATGCGTGCATTGGGCGGCCTGATGTTCCTCAGCGGCGCGCTGATCATGGCCTACAACGTCACCATGACCATCCTCGGTCATCAACGCGAGGAGGGCGCCAGCAAGGGCGCGGCTCCTTCGCTGCAGCCTGCTGAATAA
- the ccoG gene encoding cytochrome c oxidase accessory protein CcoG, with amino-acid sequence MNIYRAGQDRPQQPVERLEAEAVNSAKTRKPLYEARKKIFPKRAEGRFRRFKWLVMLITLGIYYLTPFLRWDRGPYAPDQAVLIDIANRRFYFFFIEIWPQEFFFVAGLLVMAGLGLFLVTSAVGRAWCGYTCPQTVWVDLFLVVERAIEGDRNARMKLDAAPFTFGKLRKRVLKHAIWLVIGVLTGGAWIFYFADAPTLAMQFMTGQAPMIAYSTVATLTATTYVFGGLMREQVCTYMCPWPRIQAAMLDENSLVVTYNDWRGEPRSRHAKKAAAAGESIGDCVDCNACVAVCPMGIDIRDGQQLECITCALCIDACDGVMDKIGKPRGLIAYATLSEYQSNMALATGNGEYAIRPANVREEDGSFSKRVRHFNWRIIFRPRTLLYTAIWTAVGIGLLVALVTRERLALNVLHDRNPQYVLESNGSIRNGYTVRILNMVPQPRIMNLTIEGLPNAVMKINGMPDTAARAFEVTVEPDEATTLKVFVTLPGEDVARTAENFEFIVSDTAGHETARYDAVFNAPGVKK; translated from the coding sequence ATGAACATCTATCGCGCCGGACAGGATCGCCCGCAACAGCCCGTTGAAAGGCTGGAGGCGGAAGCCGTCAATTCCGCAAAAACGCGCAAACCGCTCTACGAAGCGCGCAAGAAGATTTTTCCCAAGCGCGCCGAGGGCCGGTTCCGGCGGTTCAAATGGCTGGTGATGCTGATCACGCTCGGCATTTATTATCTGACGCCGTTCCTGCGCTGGGACCGCGGGCCTTATGCGCCGGATCAGGCGGTGCTGATCGATATCGCCAACCGGCGCTTTTATTTCTTCTTCATTGAAATCTGGCCGCAGGAGTTCTTTTTCGTTGCGGGTCTGTTGGTCATGGCGGGGCTGGGGCTGTTTCTCGTGACCTCCGCCGTCGGGCGCGCATGGTGCGGGTATACCTGTCCGCAGACCGTCTGGGTCGACCTGTTTCTTGTCGTTGAACGGGCAATCGAGGGCGACAGGAACGCCCGCATGAAGCTGGATGCGGCACCCTTCACATTCGGCAAATTGCGCAAGCGGGTGTTGAAACATGCAATCTGGCTGGTGATCGGCGTTTTGACCGGTGGTGCCTGGATTTTCTATTTCGCCGATGCGCCGACGCTGGCGATGCAGTTCATGACCGGGCAGGCGCCGATGATCGCCTACTCGACCGTCGCCACGCTGACCGCCACCACCTATGTCTTCGGCGGGCTGATGCGGGAGCAGGTCTGCACCTATATGTGTCCCTGGCCGCGCATCCAGGCGGCGATGCTGGATGAGAATTCGCTTGTCGTCACCTATAATGACTGGCGCGGCGAACCGCGCTCGCGTCACGCCAAGAAGGCTGCGGCCGCCGGGGAGAGCATCGGCGATTGCGTCGATTGCAATGCCTGCGTCGCGGTCTGTCCCATGGGCATCGACATCAGGGACGGACAGCAGCTGGAATGCATTACCTGCGCACTGTGCATCGATGCCTGCGACGGGGTGATGGACAAGATCGGCAAGCCGCGCGGGCTGATCGCTTATGCGACGCTGTCGGAATATCAGTCCAACATGGCGCTGGCGACCGGCAACGGCGAATACGCCATCCGCCCCGCCAATGTGCGCGAGGAGGACGGCAGCTTCAGCAAGCGCGTCCGCCACTTCAACTGGCGCATCATCTTCCGGCCGCGCACGCTGCTTTATACGGCCATCTGGACGGCCGTCGGCATCGGCCTATTGGTTGCTCTGGTGACGCGTGAGCGGCTGGCGCTTAATGTCCTGCACGACCGTAATCCGCAATATGTGCTGGAATCGAATGGTTCGATCCGCAACGGCTACACCGTCCGCATCCTCAACATGGTGCCGCAGCCGCGCATAATGAACCTGACGATAGAAGGCCTTCCGAATGCAGTGATGAAGATAAACGGCATGCCGGACACGGCTGCGCGCGCCTTCGAGGTGACGGTGGAGCCGGATGAGGCGACGACGTTGAAGGTCTTCGTCACCCTGCCGGGCGAGGATGTCGCGCGGACGGCGGAAAATTTCGAATTCATCGTCAGCGATACGGCCGGCCACGAAACGGCCCGTTACGATGCGGTCTTCAATGCTCCGGGAGTGAAAAAATGA
- a CDS encoding VOC family protein produces MTENTNERRIDYVEFNVSDIERSKEFYGGAFGWTFKDYGPQYCEFSDGRLTGGFTTTAPVSAKGGPLVILYAADIEDVQRRIEAAGGQISVAIFAFPGGRRFHFTDPDGYELAVWSKN; encoded by the coding sequence ATGACAGAAAATACCAACGAACGGCGCATCGACTATGTCGAATTCAATGTCTCCGATATCGAGCGCAGCAAGGAATTTTACGGCGGGGCGTTCGGCTGGACCTTCAAGGATTACGGCCCGCAATATTGCGAGTTTTCCGATGGCCGCCTAACGGGCGGCTTCACCACCACCGCGCCGGTTTCGGCCAAGGGCGGACCGCTCGTTATTCTCTACGCCGCCGATATCGAGGACGTGCAGCGGCGCATCGAAGCCGCCGGCGGCCAGATCAGCGTCGCGATCTTCGCCTTTCCCGGTGGCCGGCGTTTCCATTTCACCGATCCGGATGGATATGAACTGGCCGTCTGGTCGAAAAACTGA
- the ccoP gene encoding cytochrome-c oxidase, cbb3-type subunit III — translation MSEKHIDEISGVETTGHEWDGIRELNNPMPRWWVWTFYFTILWAIGYTIAYPAWPLINGATQGLLGWSSRGEIAAEIADAKQSQSVYVDKIANSSLAEIQADPTLMQFALSGGAAAFKVNCIQCHGSGAEGGQGYPNLNDDDWMWGGSVDDIYTTVKHGIRFADDADTRASEMPAFGDILKSDEIRAVAAYVVSLTGTPSNPALVEPGKQLFADNCASCHGEDAKGNREFGAPNLADAIWLKAHGEEGIVAQIRSPKHGVMPAWGERLGDTTVKQLAIFVHSLGGGE, via the coding sequence ATGTCCGAAAAACACATTGATGAGATCAGCGGCGTCGAAACCACCGGCCATGAATGGGACGGTATTCGCGAGTTGAACAATCCCATGCCGCGCTGGTGGGTCTGGACCTTCTATTTCACGATCCTCTGGGCCATCGGCTATACCATTGCCTATCCGGCATGGCCGCTGATCAATGGCGCAACCCAAGGATTGCTCGGCTGGAGCAGCCGCGGCGAGATCGCCGCCGAGATTGCGGATGCGAAACAGTCGCAGAGCGTTTATGTCGATAAAATCGCCAATTCGTCGCTTGCTGAAATCCAGGCGGATCCGACCCTGATGCAATTTGCCCTTTCCGGCGGCGCTGCCGCTTTCAAGGTCAATTGCATTCAGTGTCACGGTTCGGGCGCGGAAGGCGGGCAGGGTTATCCCAACCTCAATGACGACGACTGGATGTGGGGCGGCAGCGTCGATGATATTTATACGACGGTAAAGCACGGCATTCGTTTTGCCGACGATGCGGATACACGCGCTTCAGAAATGCCTGCTTTCGGCGACATTCTGAAATCGGATGAAATCCGCGCGGTCGCCGCCTATGTCGTTAGCCTCACCGGCACCCCATCCAACCCGGCGCTGGTGGAGCCCGGCAAGCAGCTCTTTGCCGACAATTGCGCCTCGTGCCACGGGGAAGACGCCAAGGGCAATCGCGAATTCGGCGCGCCCAATCTGGCCGACGCGATCTGGCTCAAAGCGCATGGGGAAGAGGGTATCGTTGCGCAGATCCGTTCGCCGAAGCACGGGGTCATGCCCGCCTGGGGCGAGCGTCTTGGCGATACGACTGTCAAACAGCTGGCGATCTTCGTGCATTCGCTTGGTGGGGGCGAATGA
- a CDS encoding FixH family protein, with protein MTVNNQRASGFVFTGWHMLGVMVLFFGTVITVNMIMAWNAVHSWSGLVVPNTYVASQQFNAKAEAAKARAATGIKGRLVVDEKTVRYEVFHPETGPVDTDTVTAHFRRPVGESQNFDMELTPVSTGVFTAAHDMLPGQWIVEVTAVKEGRIIVHEGTRIAVIRGRK; from the coding sequence ATGACAGTGAACAATCAACGCGCTTCCGGGTTTGTTTTCACCGGCTGGCACATGCTCGGCGTGATGGTGCTGTTCTTCGGCACCGTCATTACCGTCAACATGATCATGGCCTGGAACGCGGTCCACAGCTGGAGCGGGCTTGTCGTGCCCAACACCTATGTGGCCAGCCAGCAGTTCAACGCCAAGGCGGAAGCCGCCAAGGCAAGGGCTGCAACCGGCATCAAGGGCCGGCTCGTGGTGGATGAAAAGACCGTGCGCTATGAGGTGTTTCATCCCGAAACCGGCCCCGTCGACACGGATACGGTGACGGCGCATTTCCGCCGGCCTGTTGGTGAGAGCCAGAATTTCGACATGGAGCTTACCCCGGTTTCGACGGGTGTCTTCACCGCTGCGCATGACATGTTGCCCGGTCAGTGGATCGTCGAGGTCACCGCCGTCAAGGAAGGCAGGATCATCGTGCATGAGGGCACGCGGATCGCCGTCATCAGGGGACGCAAATGA
- a CDS encoding VOC family protein, with translation MTLTTPPFSLVGIDHVVFIVDDMTRALDFYRNVLGCTDGYSYPALGMEQVWCGNALIVLWDVTHPGGTKAAPPVAGGRNVDHICIATGPLNHDALRAHLAKFNVTIEQEAFHGGARGMGYSFYFRDPFGNKIELKGPAEYPDGRAENA, from the coding sequence ATGACTTTGACAACGCCGCCTTTTTCGTTGGTCGGTATCGATCATGTCGTCTTCATCGTCGACGACATGACGCGGGCGCTCGATTTTTACCGGAACGTACTGGGGTGTACGGATGGATACTCCTACCCTGCTCTGGGGATGGAACAAGTCTGGTGCGGAAACGCCTTGATCGTTCTGTGGGATGTCACGCACCCCGGTGGCACAAAGGCTGCTCCGCCCGTCGCCGGAGGACGTAATGTCGATCACATCTGCATAGCGACCGGTCCTCTGAACCATGACGCGCTTCGCGCACATCTGGCGAAATTTAACGTCACGATAGAACAGGAAGCCTTTCACGGCGGCGCGAGAGGAATGGGATATTCGTTCTATTTCCGTGATCCCTTCGGCAACAAGATCGAGTTGAAGGGACCAGCCGAATATCCGGACGGACGGGCGGAAAACGCCTGA
- a CDS encoding SRPBCC family protein: MPVMQSRIIHLSVEKPWAEVYDFAANPGNMPRWAAGLAGGLEADGEDWIAKGGPLGEVRVNFAPHNEFGVIDHVVTLPDGLKVYNALRVTPNGSGTEVSFTLLRLEGMTDEDFEQDASAITADLEMLKSLLEAD, from the coding sequence ATGCCTGTCATGCAGTCGAGAATCATTCATCTGTCTGTCGAAAAACCGTGGGCAGAGGTCTACGACTTCGCCGCCAATCCAGGAAACATGCCTCGCTGGGCCGCAGGCCTTGCAGGCGGCCTCGAAGCCGATGGCGAAGACTGGATCGCGAAAGGCGGGCCGCTCGGTGAGGTTCGCGTGAATTTCGCACCCCACAATGAATTTGGCGTCATAGATCATGTCGTCACATTGCCTGACGGACTGAAGGTCTATAACGCGCTAAGGGTCACCCCGAATGGCAGCGGCACGGAGGTCAGCTTCACGCTGCTCCGACTCGAAGGGATGACGGATGAGGATTTCGAGCAGGACGCGAGCGCGATCACGGCCGATCTCGAAATGCTGAAATCCCTGCTTGAAGCGGATTGA
- a CDS encoding SulP family inorganic anion transporter: MGNNGRDILAGLSVAGLMLPEAIAYSGIAGVPPQHALYAAMAGCLVYALLGQSRFAIISPTSSSAAILAAMLAALVPQPGQKMLLVAVAVFLVGLFFLAAGTLRLGALSSIISRPVLRGFAFGLAILISLKQFPAIFGMPQAGAGTFEAILQILTNPGQWNGFSLSIGIAALILLLFARRYPQIPGSLIIIALAIPISVMFDLQQRGVDVVGPIDLSGIWGSVTTLSLDELAHVARFAPPLVLILFAESWGTIRGLSLRHGEDVDANRELKTLGIANVASAALQGMPVGAGFSAGAASEAANPRTRMASAIAAIGLAGFTFAAADWFAYIPHAALSAIIIVALLHALDPSPFLRLWRLRQDLVLALAATAGVLFLGVLNGMLAAIVLSFAVFLQRLSSPRIVMLGRLGASHDFVDVKRHPDAAEPAGMLVLRPAQPLFFGNAEPTFAEITRRILASPDINAVIISLEETFELDTTALEALLEFDASLRGRNIGIRYAPMHDAVRDVVAAGGGDDLLRRANYSVDDAVAAMDGLKEEK, from the coding sequence ATGGGTAACAACGGGCGGGATATTCTCGCAGGGCTTTCCGTCGCCGGGCTGATGTTACCGGAGGCGATCGCTTATTCCGGCATCGCCGGCGTTCCGCCCCAGCATGCATTATATGCGGCAATGGCAGGTTGTCTTGTTTATGCCCTTCTTGGCCAGAGCCGTTTCGCCATCATCTCGCCAACCTCATCATCCGCCGCGATCCTTGCAGCCATGCTGGCCGCGCTCGTGCCGCAGCCCGGACAGAAGATGCTGCTGGTCGCCGTCGCGGTGTTTCTTGTCGGGCTGTTTTTCCTTGCCGCCGGCACATTGCGGCTGGGCGCCCTGTCGAGCATCATTTCGAGGCCCGTGCTGCGCGGCTTTGCATTCGGACTGGCGATCCTCATTTCGCTCAAACAGTTTCCCGCGATCTTCGGCATGCCGCAAGCGGGAGCCGGCACATTCGAGGCGATCTTGCAGATATTGACCAATCCCGGCCAGTGGAACGGGTTCAGCCTGTCGATCGGCATCGCCGCCCTTATCCTTCTGCTTTTCGCAAGACGTTATCCCCAGATTCCCGGAAGCCTCATCATCATAGCGCTGGCGATCCCCATCTCCGTCATGTTCGATTTGCAGCAACGCGGTGTCGATGTCGTCGGCCCAATCGATCTGTCCGGCATATGGGGAAGTGTCACCACGCTCTCGCTCGATGAACTGGCGCATGTGGCGCGTTTCGCCCCGCCTCTGGTGCTGATCCTGTTTGCCGAATCCTGGGGAACGATACGGGGCCTGTCGCTACGGCACGGGGAAGACGTGGATGCCAATCGTGAACTGAAAACGCTTGGTATTGCCAATGTCGCAAGCGCCGCATTACAGGGAATGCCCGTCGGGGCCGGGTTTTCCGCGGGTGCTGCAAGCGAAGCGGCCAATCCGCGCACGAGAATGGCCTCGGCCATCGCCGCGATCGGGCTTGCCGGCTTCACCTTTGCCGCGGCCGACTGGTTTGCCTATATTCCGCATGCCGCGCTTTCCGCCATCATCATCGTGGCGCTGCTTCACGCGCTGGATCCCTCTCCGTTTTTGAGGCTGTGGCGGCTGCGACAGGACCTCGTGCTTGCCCTGGCGGCAACCGCCGGCGTGCTTTTCCTTGGCGTCCTCAACGGAATGCTGGCAGCAATCGTGCTGTCTTTCGCCGTATTCCTGCAAAGACTTTCCTCCCCGCGCATCGTGATGCTCGGCCGCCTCGGCGCGAGCCACGACTTCGTGGATGTGAAGCGGCATCCGGATGCCGCGGAGCCGGCCGGCATGCTCGTCCTGCGCCCGGCGCAACCGCTTTTCTTCGGAAATGCCGAGCCGACATTCGCGGAAATCACCCGCCGCATACTCGCGAGCCCTGACATCAACGCCGTCATCATCAGCCTCGAGGAGACATTTGAACTCGATACGACAGCCCTTGAGGCGCTGCTGGAATTCGACGCCAGCCTGCGCGGGCGCAACATCGGAATTCGCTACGCCCCAATGCACGATGCGGTGCGCGACGTTGTCGCCGCCGGTGGCGGAGACGATCTTTTGCGTCGGGCAAACTACAGCGTTGACGATGCCGTTGCCGCGATGGACGGCCTCAAGGAGGAAAAATGA